From Mustelus asterias chromosome 5, sMusAst1.hap1.1, whole genome shotgun sequence, a single genomic window includes:
- the opn5 gene encoding opsin-5 has protein sequence MSHSENNTVPLSSDLPPSLPHEDPFTSKLSWEADVIAGIYLIVIGFISIFGNGYVIYMPIKQKEKLKPAELMTINLALCDFGIAAGGIPFLTSSCFAHRWVFGWIGCRWHGWSGFFFGCGSLISITIISLDRYLKICHFQYGVWLQRRHAFMYLGFVWLYAAFWATVPLLGWGDYSPEPFGTSCTLNWWLAQTSVGGQLFIISILFFCLVFPTTIIVFSYVKIITKVKSSAKEVAHFTPRIQNNHLLEMKLTKVTMLICAGFLIAWIPYAVVSVWSAFGAPDSVPIKVSFVPTMFAKSAAMYNPIIYQVIDCRCGFAKFSGCFRSLRRKRSHQNSR, from the exons ATGTCACACAGTGAGAACAATACAGTTCCTCTCTCAAGTGAtcttcctccctctctgccccatgAAGATCCATTCACTTCAAAGCTTTCCTGGGAAGCTGACGTAATCGCAGGAATCTACCTAATAGTCATAG GATTCATATCAATATTTGGAAATGGATATGTGATTTATATGCCAATCAAACAGAAGGAAAAACTGAAACCTGCTGAATTAATGACAATAAACTTGGCACTTTGTGATTTTGGGATCGCAG CTGGAGGGATACCGTTCCTGACCAGCTCTTGTTTTGCTCATCGCTGGGtctttgggtggattggctgccGCTGGCATGGATGGTCAGGATTCTTCTTTGGATGTGGAAGTCTAATTTCAATAACAATTATAAGCTTGGACAGATACCTGAAAATTTGCCATTTCCAATATG GTGTTTGGCTTCAAAGGCGCCATGCCTTCATGTATTTGGGTTTCGTCTGGCTGTATGCTGCATTTTGGGCCACAGTTCCCTTACTTGGATGGGGCGACTATTCTCCTGAGCCTTTTGGTACATCATGCACGCTGAACTGGTGGCTTGCCCAGACCTCTGTGGGCGGACAGCTCTTCATTATAAGCATACTATTCTTCTGCCTTGTGTTTCCAACAACCATCATAGTATTTTCCTATGTGAAAATCATAACCAAAGTAAAATCATCTGCCAAAGAAGTTGCACACTTCACTCCAAGAATTCAAAATAACCATTTACTGGAAATGAAGCTTACAAAG GTGACAATGTTAATATGCGCAGGGTTCCTGATTGCTTGGATTCCATATGCTGTTGTTTCAGTCTGGTCAGCCTTTGGTGCTCCTGACTCAGTGCCAATTAAAGTTTCTTTTGTACCAACCATGTTTGCAAAGTCAGCTGCAATGTACAATCCCATCATCTATCAGGTCATTGACTGCCGATGTGGCTTTGCAAAGTTTTCTGGCTGCTTCAGATCGCTCCGTCGAAAACGATCACACCAAAACTCTCGGTAA